A single region of the Pseudomonas sp. VD-NE ins genome encodes:
- the iscU gene encoding Fe-S cluster assembly scaffold IscU — MAYSEKVIDHYENPRNVGKMNAEDPDVGTGMVGAPACGDVMRLQIKVNDAGIIEDAKFKTYGCGSAIASSSLATEWMKGKTLDEAETIKNTQLAEELALPPVKIHCSVLAEDAIKAAVRDYKQKKGLI; from the coding sequence ATGGCTTACAGCGAAAAGGTCATCGACCACTACGAAAACCCGCGCAACGTCGGCAAGATGAACGCGGAAGATCCTGATGTCGGCACCGGTATGGTCGGCGCACCGGCGTGCGGCGACGTGATGCGTCTGCAAATCAAGGTCAACGACGCTGGCATCATCGAAGATGCCAAGTTCAAGACCTACGGCTGCGGTTCGGCTATCGCTTCCAGCTCCCTCGCCACCGAGTGGATGAAGGGCAAGACCCTGGACGAAGCAGAAACCATCAAGAACACTCAGTTGGCCGAAGAACTGGCCCTGCCGCCAGTGAAAATTCACTGCTCGGTACTGGCTGAAGACGCTATCAAGGCGGCTGTTCGCGATTACAAGCAGAAGAAAGGCTTGATCTGA
- the hscA gene encoding Fe-S protein assembly chaperone HscA: MALLQIAEPGQSPQPHQRRLAVGIDLGTTNSLVAALRSGLSEPLADANGQVILPSAVRYHADRVEVGESAKLAAASDPLNTVLSVKRLMGRGLSDVKQLGEQLPYRFVGGESHMPFIDTVQGPKSPVEVSADILKVLRQRAEATLGGELVGAVITVPAYFDDAQRQATKDAAKLAGLNVLRLLNEPTAAAVAYGLDQHAEGLVAIYDLGGGTFDISILRLTGGVFEVLATGGDSALGGDDFDHAIAGWIIENAGLSADLDPGAQRNLLQTACAAKEALTDAASVEVAYGDWKAPLTREAFDALIEPMVARSLKACRRAVRDSGVELEDVHAVVMVGGSTRVPRVREAVAEAFGRQPLTEIDPDQVVAIGAAIQADTLAGNKRDGGELLLLDVIPLSLGLETMGGLMEKVIPRNTTIPVARAQDFTTYKDGQSAMAIHVLQGERELISDCRSLARFELRGIPAMVAGAAKIRVTFQVDADGLLSVSARELGSGVEASIQVKPSYGLTDGEIAKMLKDSFQHANDDKVARVLREQQVDAQRLIEAVQGALEVDGERLLDAEERMVIDLQLQELAELMKGTDGYAIEQQTKRLSQVTDAFAARRMDLTVKAALSGRNLNEIEDI; this comes from the coding sequence ATGGCCCTACTGCAGATCGCCGAACCCGGCCAAAGTCCTCAACCGCACCAGCGTCGTCTGGCTGTGGGGATCGACTTGGGCACTACCAATTCGCTGGTCGCTGCGTTGCGCAGTGGTCTTTCCGAGCCGTTGGCTGACGCAAACGGGCAGGTCATCCTGCCGTCCGCCGTGCGTTATCACGCCGATCGCGTTGAAGTCGGCGAGTCGGCCAAGCTGGCTGCTGCTTCCGATCCGTTGAACACCGTGCTGTCGGTCAAGCGCTTGATGGGACGCGGTCTGTCCGACGTCAAGCAATTGGGCGAGCAACTGCCATACCGCTTTGTCGGTGGCGAGTCGCACATGCCGTTCATCGACACCGTGCAAGGCCCGAAAAGCCCGGTCGAAGTCTCCGCCGATATCCTCAAGGTCCTGCGTCAGCGCGCTGAAGCGACGTTGGGTGGCGAACTGGTGGGTGCGGTGATCACCGTTCCGGCGTATTTCGACGATGCTCAGCGTCAAGCCACCAAAGATGCGGCCAAATTGGCCGGACTGAACGTGCTGCGCCTGCTCAATGAGCCGACTGCCGCCGCTGTGGCGTACGGTCTGGATCAGCATGCTGAAGGCCTGGTCGCTATTTATGATCTGGGCGGCGGTACTTTCGATATTTCGATTCTGCGTCTGACTGGCGGTGTTTTCGAAGTTCTGGCCACGGGCGGCGACAGCGCGCTGGGCGGCGACGACTTTGACCACGCGATTGCTGGCTGGATCATCGAGAACGCGGGCCTGTCCGCCGATCTCGATCCAGGTGCACAACGCAATCTGCTGCAAACCGCTTGCGCGGCCAAAGAAGCCCTGACCGATGCGGCGAGCGTTGAAGTGGCCTACGGCGACTGGAAAGCGCCGCTGACCCGCGAAGCTTTCGATGCGCTGATCGAGCCAATGGTCGCGCGCAGCCTGAAAGCCTGCCGCCGCGCCGTTCGCGATTCCGGTGTCGAGCTGGAAGACGTGCACGCCGTGGTCATGGTCGGCGGTTCGACCCGCGTTCCGCGTGTTCGCGAAGCCGTTGCTGAAGCCTTCGGTCGTCAGCCTCTGACTGAAATCGACCCGGATCAAGTGGTGGCCATCGGTGCTGCGATCCAGGCCGATACCCTGGCTGGCAACAAGCGCGATGGCGGTGAACTGCTGCTGCTCGACGTGATTCCGCTGTCCCTGGGGCTGGAAACCATGGGCGGGCTGATGGAGAAGGTGATTCCGCGCAACACCACTATCCCCGTCGCTCGCGCGCAGGATTTCACTACGTACAAAGATGGCCAGTCGGCCATGGCGATCCACGTATTGCAGGGCGAGCGCGAGCTGATCAGCGACTGCCGTTCCCTGGCGCGCTTCGAATTGCGTGGCATCCCAGCGATGGTGGCCGGTGCAGCGAAGATTCGCGTGACCTTCCAGGTCGATGCCGACGGTCTGCTCAGTGTTTCCGCGCGTGAACTGGGTTCGGGCGTTGAGGCGAGCATTCAGGTCAAGCCGTCCTACGGTCTGACCGACGGCGAAATCGCCAAGATGCTGAAAGATTCGTTCCAGCACGCCAACGACGACAAGGTCGCCCGCGTTCTTCGCGAGCAGCAAGTCGATGCCCAGCGCCTGATCGAAGCGGTGCAGGGCGCTCTGGAGGTGGATGGCGAGCGTCTGCTCGACGCCGAAGAGCGCATGGTTATCGACCTGCAACTGCAGGAACTGGCCGAACTGATGAAAGGTACCGATGGT
- the iscR gene encoding Fe-S cluster assembly transcriptional regulator IscR — MRLTTKGRYAVTAMLDLALHAQHGPVSLADISERQGISLSYLEQLFAKLRRSNLVSSVRGPGGGYQLSRDMQGIQVAQVIDAVNESVDATKCQGQGDCHSGDTCLTHHLWCDLSLQIHEFLSGISLADLVTRREVQEVAQRQDQRRCNSKAPRLDKIEASAVE; from the coding sequence ATGCGACTGACTACAAAAGGCCGATACGCCGTGACCGCCATGCTTGACCTGGCGTTGCACGCGCAGCACGGGCCCGTGTCCCTGGCCGATATCTCCGAGCGCCAAGGCATCTCCCTGTCCTACCTCGAACAGCTGTTCGCCAAGCTGCGTCGCAGCAACCTGGTTTCCAGTGTTCGCGGCCCGGGTGGTGGCTACCAGTTGTCCCGCGACATGCAGGGCATCCAGGTTGCTCAGGTGATCGATGCGGTAAACGAATCGGTTGATGCCACCAAATGCCAGGGCCAGGGCGATTGCCATTCCGGCGACACCTGCCTGACCCATCATCTGTGGTGCGATTTGAGCCTGCAGATTCACGAATTTCTAAGTGGTATCAGCTTGGCTGATCTTGTGACTCGCCGTGAGGTGCAAGAAGTAGCCCAGCGTCAGGACCAGCGCCGTTGCAATAGCAAGGCGCCACGCCTGGACAAGATTGAAGCGTCCGCCGTCGAATGA
- a CDS encoding IscS subfamily cysteine desulfurase, whose translation MKLPIYLDYSATTPVDPRVAQKMSECLLVDGNFGNPASRSHVFGWKAEESVENARRQVADLVNADPREIVWTSGATESDNLAIKGAAHFYGSKGKHLITSKIEHKAVLDTMRQLEREGFEVTYLEPTEDGLITPAMIEAALREDTILVSVMHVNNEIGTVNDIAAIGEMLRAKGVLFHVDAAQSTGKVDIDLQKLKVDMMSFSAHKTYGPKGIGALYVSRKPRVRIEATMHGGGHERGMRSGTLATHQIVGMGEAFRVAKEDMAAENVRIKALSDRFYKQVEHLEELYVNGSLTARVPHNLNLSFNYVEGESLIMALKDLAVSSGSACTSASLEPSYVLRALGRNDELAHSSIRFTFGRFTTEEEIDYAAQKVCEAVTKLRALSPLWDMYKDGVDISKIEWAAH comes from the coding sequence ATGAAATTGCCGATTTACCTTGATTACTCTGCGACCACCCCGGTTGATCCGCGTGTTGCGCAAAAAATGAGTGAATGCCTGCTGGTTGACGGAAACTTCGGTAACCCGGCGTCCCGTTCCCACGTGTTCGGCTGGAAAGCTGAAGAGTCCGTCGAAAACGCCCGTCGTCAGGTGGCCGATTTGGTCAATGCCGACCCGCGCGAAATCGTCTGGACCTCAGGCGCTACCGAATCCGACAACCTGGCAATCAAGGGTGCGGCGCATTTCTACGGCTCCAAGGGCAAGCACCTGATCACCTCGAAGATTGAGCACAAGGCTGTCCTCGACACCATGCGCCAACTGGAGCGTGAAGGTTTTGAGGTCACCTACCTCGAGCCGACCGAAGACGGTCTGATCACCCCGGCCATGATTGAAGCTGCACTGCGCGAAGACACCATCCTGGTCTCCGTGATGCACGTGAACAACGAAATCGGCACCGTCAACGACATCGCCGCTATTGGCGAAATGCTCCGCGCCAAGGGCGTTCTGTTCCACGTCGACGCTGCTCAGTCCACTGGCAAGGTCGACATCGACCTGCAGAAGCTGAAAGTCGACATGATGTCGTTCTCCGCCCACAAAACCTACGGCCCTAAAGGCATCGGCGCGCTGTACGTCAGCCGCAAGCCGCGTGTGCGCATCGAAGCGACCATGCACGGCGGCGGTCACGAGCGCGGCATGCGTTCCGGCACTCTGGCGACCCACCAGATCGTCGGCATGGGCGAAGCGTTCCGTGTAGCCAAAGAAGACATGGCTGCCGAAAACGTCCGTATCAAAGCCTTGAGCGACCGTTTCTACAAGCAGGTCGAGCATCTGGAAGAGCTGTACGTCAACGGCAGCCTGACCGCCCGCGTTCCGCACAACCTGAACCTGAGCTTCAACTACGTTGAAGGCGAGTCGCTGATCATGGCGCTCAAGGATCTGGCGGTATCGTCCGGTTCGGCGTGCACCTCGGCGTCGCTGGAGCCTTCGTACGTACTGCGCGCCCTGGGCCGCAACGACGAACTGGCACACAGTTCGATCCGCTTCACCTTCGGCCGTTTCACCACCGAAGAAGAAATCGACTACGCCGCGCAGAAAGTCTGCGAGGCCGTTACCAAGCTGCGCGCTCTGTCGCCGCTGTGGGACATGTACAAAGACGGCGTCGATATCTCGAAAATCGAGTGGGCGGCACACTAA
- the hscB gene encoding co-chaperone HscB, which yields MGIPCHFALFELQPGFRLDLEQLATRYRELARGVHPDRFADASEREQRSALEQSARLNDAYQTLKSPAQRARYLLTISGHEVPMEVTVHDPEFLLQQMQWREELEDLQDSADLDGVAVFKRRLKVAQEELNESFAACWDDAAQREQAERLMRRMQFLDKLTYEVRQLEERLDD from the coding sequence GTGGGTATTCCTTGTCATTTCGCTTTATTCGAGCTGCAACCGGGTTTCCGTCTGGATCTCGAGCAGTTGGCCACGCGCTATCGTGAGTTGGCGCGCGGCGTTCATCCTGACCGCTTTGCCGACGCTTCCGAGCGTGAGCAGCGGTCGGCACTCGAGCAGTCTGCACGGCTCAACGACGCCTATCAGACGCTCAAGAGTCCGGCCCAGCGCGCACGCTACCTGCTGACCATCAGCGGGCATGAAGTGCCGATGGAAGTCACGGTCCATGATCCCGAGTTTCTTCTGCAGCAGATGCAATGGCGCGAAGAGCTCGAAGACCTCCAGGACAGTGCCGACCTCGACGGTGTCGCGGTGTTCAAGCGACGCTTGAAAGTGGCTCAGGAAGAACTCAATGAAAGCTTCGCAGCCTGTTGGGATGACGCAGCGCAACGCGAACAGGCCGAACGCCTGATGCGGCGCATGCAGTTCCTCGACAAGCTCACCTACGAAGTGCGCCAGTTAGAAGAGCGCCTCGACGATTAA
- the iscA gene encoding iron-sulfur cluster assembly protein IscA, giving the protein MAISMTEAAARHVRRSLDGRGKGEGIRLGVRTTGCSGLAYVLEFVDEVVAEDQVFESHGEKVIIDPKSLAYLDGTELDFVKEGLNEGFKFNNPNVRGECGCGESFNI; this is encoded by the coding sequence ATGGCTATCAGCATGACAGAAGCGGCTGCTCGACACGTGCGGCGCTCCCTCGACGGGCGCGGCAAAGGTGAAGGGATTCGTCTGGGTGTTCGCACCACAGGCTGTTCCGGCCTTGCCTACGTGCTGGAGTTTGTCGACGAGGTGGTTGCAGAGGATCAGGTGTTCGAGAGTCACGGCGAAAAAGTGATCATCGACCCGAAAAGCCTCGCCTACCTGGACGGCACCGAGCTCGATTTCGTCAAGGAAGGGTTGAACGAAGGCTTCAAGTTCAACAACCCCAACGTACGCGGTGAATGTGGCTGCGGCGAAAGCTTCAACATCTGA